A genomic segment from Polyangium mundeleinium encodes:
- a CDS encoding SDR family NAD(P)-dependent oxidoreductase, whose product MGLRSSGCSVITGAGGGFGRALALELAARGGRLVLSDIHPGAAEETARLARARGAASATALGCDVTKIEEVEALANACGGPVDLLVNNAGVSSGGLVGDLSLADWRWTIEVDLFGVIHGCHAFVPRMKKQGSGHILNVASAAGLLCAPRMAAYNAAKAGVIAISETLAVELDGTGVGVTVLCPTFFKTDIVNSGRFADQETRDMADELMAGGRPVEEVVLAALAAVEQDELYAVPMADARWLWRMKRALPSSFRKLISFGVNLRAKR is encoded by the coding sequence ATGGGACTTCGATCATCGGGATGCAGCGTCATCACCGGGGCAGGGGGCGGCTTCGGCCGTGCGCTCGCGCTCGAGCTCGCGGCGCGCGGCGGGCGGCTCGTGCTTTCCGACATCCACCCCGGCGCGGCGGAAGAGACGGCCCGCCTCGCCCGCGCCCGCGGCGCCGCCTCGGCCACGGCGCTCGGTTGCGACGTGACGAAAATCGAGGAGGTGGAGGCGCTCGCGAACGCTTGCGGGGGCCCCGTCGACCTCCTGGTCAACAACGCCGGCGTCAGCAGCGGCGGGCTCGTCGGGGACCTCTCGCTCGCGGATTGGCGCTGGACGATCGAGGTCGATCTCTTCGGCGTGATCCACGGCTGCCACGCCTTCGTTCCCCGCATGAAAAAGCAGGGATCCGGACACATCCTCAATGTCGCCTCCGCCGCGGGCCTCTTGTGCGCGCCACGCATGGCCGCCTACAACGCCGCGAAGGCGGGCGTCATCGCGATCTCGGAGACCTTGGCCGTGGAGCTCGACGGCACGGGCGTGGGCGTGACCGTTCTCTGTCCGACGTTTTTCAAGACAGACATCGTGAATTCGGGTCGCTTCGCGGATCAAGAGACCCGCGACATGGCGGACGAACTCATGGCGGGCGGGCGCCCGGTCGAGGAGGTGGTCCTCGCGGCGCTCGCGGCCGTGGAGCAAGACGAGCTTTATGCGGTGCCGATGGCCGACGCGCGCTGGCTCTGGAGGATGAAGCGCGCGCTGCCGAGCTCGTTCCGCAAGCTCATCAGCTTCGGCGTGAATCTGCGGGCGAAGCGCTGA
- a CDS encoding sigma-70 family RNA polymerase sigma factor, which translates to MNKLRIAGPAKEPARTRHPRTRKAPAPPAPRTAPIQDATDLYLRGLEASQPLTREAEAELGRRIVDAERDALSALVRSSASVHALAAMAAEITSGQTNPRDLLLNGEAPDAADTTSRLVDALERARALAEGPESDAALPADLADAFDTLRVDPTLVERLDQALAARAKATHAEEQARIEEARDRSAKARARAAHEKSELVRANLRLVVATARHYSNRGVPLLDLVQEGNLGLIRAADKFDYSRGYRFGTYAAWWIRQSIERALLYQGKDVRMPVHLTASRRRVLGAERALSQKNARSPSQEEIAESSGVPLDKVQAVRALSLMPVSLDAPMGEEGDFRFGDTLASETDAPDEALARTRMREAASEMLETLTPREREVLRLRYGLTGEDDHTLEQIGRSFSLSRERIRQIESKALEKLRTWSEERGLGSYLEGLR; encoded by the coding sequence TTGAACAAACTCAGGATCGCGGGCCCCGCGAAGGAGCCCGCACGCACGCGTCATCCGCGCACGCGCAAGGCCCCCGCGCCTCCGGCGCCTCGCACGGCTCCGATCCAGGACGCGACCGATCTCTATCTGCGGGGGCTCGAAGCGAGCCAGCCGCTCACGCGCGAGGCCGAAGCCGAGCTCGGGCGTCGTATCGTGGACGCCGAGCGTGACGCGCTGTCCGCGCTCGTCCGCTCCTCCGCGAGCGTGCACGCGCTCGCCGCGATGGCGGCGGAAATCACGTCTGGCCAGACAAACCCGCGGGATCTCCTCCTCAACGGAGAGGCCCCGGACGCGGCGGACACCACGAGCCGCCTCGTCGACGCGCTCGAACGAGCGCGCGCGCTCGCCGAAGGGCCGGAGAGCGACGCCGCGCTGCCCGCGGATCTCGCGGATGCATTCGACACGCTGCGGGTCGACCCGACGCTCGTCGAGCGCCTCGATCAGGCGCTCGCGGCCCGCGCGAAGGCCACCCACGCCGAGGAGCAGGCGCGCATCGAAGAGGCGCGTGATCGCTCCGCCAAGGCGCGGGCGCGGGCGGCGCACGAGAAGAGCGAGCTCGTCCGGGCAAACCTGCGCCTCGTGGTGGCGACGGCGCGCCATTATTCGAATCGCGGCGTCCCCCTGCTCGACCTCGTGCAGGAGGGCAACCTCGGCCTCATCCGGGCCGCCGACAAGTTCGACTATTCGCGCGGCTATCGATTCGGCACGTATGCGGCGTGGTGGATCCGGCAATCGATCGAGCGGGCGCTCCTCTACCAAGGCAAGGACGTGCGCATGCCGGTGCACCTCACGGCGAGCCGGCGGCGGGTCCTCGGCGCGGAGCGGGCGCTCTCGCAGAAGAACGCTCGATCCCCCTCGCAAGAGGAGATCGCGGAGAGCTCGGGCGTGCCGCTCGACAAAGTCCAGGCAGTCCGCGCGCTCTCGCTCATGCCGGTCAGCCTCGACGCGCCGATGGGCGAGGAGGGCGATTTCCGCTTCGGCGACACCCTGGCGAGCGAAACCGACGCGCCCGACGAGGCGCTCGCGCGAACGCGCATGCGTGAGGCCGCAAGCGAGATGCTGGAGACGCTCACGCCCCGCGAGCGTGAGGTCCTGCGGCTCCGATATGGGCTGACGGGCGAGGACGACCATACCTTGGAGCAGATCGGCCGCTCGTTCTCGCTGAGCCGCGAGCGAATTCGGCAGATCGAATCGAAGGCGCTGGAAAAACTCCGCACCTGGTCCGAGGAGCGAGGGCTCGGTTCTTATCTCGAAGGTCTGCGCTGA
- a CDS encoding ABC1 kinase family protein yields the protein MTDERKIPEGRLGRLARLAAVGARTGASLIRGTSAADAAASKAAEMLGTLRGLAAKAGQMASYVDGMVPEGQREAYETAMRKLRNAAPTSSPAAIRARVEEDLGAPIDKLFTEWEEQPFASASIGQVHRARLDNGREVAVKVQHPGIEKAVESDLENADVLGGMVAVLGPKRLEPKAVLAELRARFMEELDYELEARRQRAFTALHEGDPAIRIPEVIAERSSKRVLTSELVHGKTLEEACEADLVIRERYADTLWRFVFKGNLVGGMFNADPHPGNYLFQDDGSIIFLDFGCVQPIEGERLTLARNLHLAALRRDEEAFGEIATKILLTEGGVYERMAVAYSRRCFEPIFGSPFRITRTYAASLVEGIKEMKNEVLSKKDGNFVQLPPGMLFMNRLQFGFYSVLARLDVSLDYAAVEETFLREAGFV from the coding sequence ATGACCGACGAACGAAAGATCCCGGAAGGACGCCTGGGAAGGCTCGCGCGGCTCGCCGCGGTCGGTGCGCGCACGGGCGCGAGCCTGATCCGCGGGACGTCGGCCGCCGACGCCGCCGCGAGCAAAGCCGCGGAGATGCTCGGCACGCTGCGCGGCCTCGCCGCCAAGGCCGGCCAGATGGCGAGCTACGTGGACGGCATGGTCCCCGAGGGGCAACGCGAGGCCTACGAGACGGCCATGCGCAAGCTCCGGAACGCCGCGCCGACCTCGTCTCCCGCCGCCATCCGCGCGCGGGTCGAGGAGGATCTCGGGGCGCCCATCGACAAACTCTTCACCGAATGGGAAGAGCAGCCGTTCGCGAGCGCCTCGATCGGCCAGGTGCACCGCGCGCGGCTCGACAACGGGCGCGAGGTCGCCGTGAAGGTGCAGCACCCGGGCATCGAAAAGGCCGTGGAGAGCGACCTCGAAAATGCCGACGTCCTCGGCGGCATGGTCGCGGTGCTCGGGCCGAAGCGCCTGGAGCCCAAGGCCGTGCTCGCCGAGCTCCGGGCACGCTTCATGGAAGAGCTCGATTACGAGCTCGAAGCCCGGAGGCAGCGCGCGTTCACGGCGCTCCACGAAGGCGATCCGGCGATCCGCATTCCCGAGGTCATCGCAGAACGATCGAGCAAGCGCGTGCTCACGAGCGAGCTCGTGCACGGAAAAACCCTGGAAGAGGCGTGCGAGGCGGACCTCGTGATCCGGGAGCGTTATGCCGACACGCTCTGGCGGTTCGTCTTCAAGGGCAACCTCGTCGGCGGCATGTTCAACGCCGACCCGCACCCGGGCAATTACCTGTTCCAGGACGACGGCTCGATCATCTTCCTCGATTTCGGCTGCGTGCAGCCCATCGAAGGCGAGCGGCTCACACTCGCGCGAAACCTCCACCTCGCGGCCTTGCGCCGGGACGAAGAGGCGTTCGGCGAGATCGCCACGAAGATCCTGCTCACGGAGGGCGGGGTCTACGAGCGAATGGCGGTCGCATACTCGCGCCGCTGCTTCGAGCCGATCTTCGGCTCGCCGTTCCGGATCACGCGGACGTACGCGGCGAGCCTGGTCGAGGGCATCAAGGAGATGAAAAACGAGGTGCTGTCCAAGAAGGACGGCAACTTCGTGCAGCTCCCGCCCGGCATGCTCTTCATGAACCGGCTGCAATTCGGCTTTTATTCGGTGCTCGCGCGCCTCGACGTGAGCCTCGATTATGCGGCCGTGGAAGAGACGTTCCTGCGCGAGGCGGGGTTCGTCTGA
- a CDS encoding LOG family protein, translating to MNSTRTHFRRVAVYCGASGGVGAHYLDAARAAGAFLAERGIDLVYGGGRVGMMGAVAEGALMKGGKVYGVIPEKLKARELAHEGLTELFIVDSMHARKTMMASMADAFVALPGGWGTLEEVFEVVTWSQLNYHKKPVGLLNVRGYYDHLVAFLDHAMTEGFIRPIHRPLCASADTMDTLLDRLSKLQVPDIGRWIDKP from the coding sequence ATGAACAGCACGCGCACCCATTTCCGCCGCGTCGCGGTCTACTGCGGGGCCTCCGGCGGCGTCGGGGCCCATTACCTCGACGCCGCCCGCGCAGCCGGCGCCTTCCTCGCCGAGCGCGGCATCGACCTCGTCTACGGCGGCGGCCGCGTCGGCATGATGGGCGCCGTCGCCGAGGGCGCGCTCATGAAGGGCGGCAAGGTCTACGGCGTGATCCCCGAGAAGCTCAAAGCCCGCGAGCTCGCGCACGAGGGGCTGACGGAGCTCTTCATCGTCGACAGCATGCACGCCCGCAAGACTATGATGGCCTCTATGGCCGACGCCTTCGTCGCCCTGCCCGGCGGCTGGGGCACGCTCGAAGAGGTGTTCGAGGTCGTGACCTGGTCGCAGCTCAACTACCACAAGAAGCCGGTCGGCCTGCTCAACGTGCGCGGCTACTACGACCACCTCGTCGCGTTCCTCGATCACGCGATGACCGAGGGCTTCATCCGTCCCATTCACCGCCCGCTCTGCGCGTCGGCCGATACGATGGACACGCTGCTCGACCGCCTCTCGAAGCTCCAGGTCCCCGATATCGGTCGGTGGATCGACAAACCTTGA
- a CDS encoding pectin acetylesterase-family hydrolase: MRALRFSPSTLAIPLVSLLAAAGCGGGDGDTDGLFTSTSSSSGGTSVGGSGGAGGDGGGSAGGMGGTGGDGGSGGSGGDAGAGAGGMGGSGGTGGSGGGGPACAPEGPFDGAPVEAQAEQWTWVPVPEAKCRSGSSTGFGVRINPQSTKLVIYLEGGGACFNGTTCNLNTGSYGQNNFDNWKNNGGKNGLFSTSNAANSVKDWSFVYVPYCTGDVHAGNAPGADVPGLTSPKNQQFVGYANIGHYLKRIIPTFKNVTEVLLTGVSAGGFGAFYNYDRVAQAFCPTPVALIDDSGPPMGDTYMAPCLQKRWRDLYNFADTLPADCVECSLPNGGGLANAWKLLGQKYPEASLGLISSDKDNTISQFYGYGKNDCQNIDGIFPTALSGAEYTAGLEEIRKNFLEQSPAWSSYFVSATTHTYLGGNGYYNTNVDGTPLSEWVKGIVDGAAATHIGP; encoded by the coding sequence ATGAGAGCGCTTCGATTCTCACCTAGCACGCTTGCCATTCCCCTCGTCTCGCTCCTCGCCGCGGCCGGCTGCGGCGGCGGAGACGGCGATACCGATGGACTTTTCACGAGCACGTCGAGCTCGAGCGGCGGCACGTCCGTGGGCGGCTCGGGCGGCGCCGGCGGGGACGGCGGCGGAAGCGCCGGCGGAATGGGCGGCACGGGCGGGGACGGCGGGAGCGGCGGCTCCGGCGGGGACGCCGGCGCGGGCGCCGGTGGAATGGGCGGCTCCGGTGGAACGGGCGGCTCCGGCGGCGGCGGGCCCGCGTGCGCGCCCGAGGGGCCGTTCGACGGCGCGCCCGTCGAGGCGCAGGCCGAGCAATGGACGTGGGTGCCGGTCCCCGAGGCGAAATGCCGGAGCGGCAGCTCCACCGGGTTCGGCGTCCGCATCAACCCGCAATCGACGAAGCTCGTCATTTACCTCGAGGGCGGCGGCGCGTGCTTCAACGGCACGACGTGCAACCTGAACACGGGCTCCTACGGGCAGAACAACTTCGACAACTGGAAAAACAACGGCGGGAAGAACGGCCTCTTCAGCACGTCGAACGCCGCGAACTCCGTGAAGGACTGGAGCTTCGTCTACGTCCCCTATTGCACAGGCGACGTGCACGCCGGCAATGCCCCGGGCGCCGACGTGCCGGGCTTGACCTCCCCGAAGAACCAGCAGTTCGTCGGGTACGCGAACATCGGCCATTACTTGAAGCGCATCATCCCCACGTTCAAGAACGTGACCGAGGTCCTGCTCACCGGCGTGAGCGCGGGCGGGTTCGGCGCGTTCTACAATTACGACCGCGTGGCGCAGGCCTTCTGCCCCACGCCCGTCGCGCTGATCGACGACTCGGGCCCCCCGATGGGCGACACCTACATGGCGCCCTGCCTCCAGAAGCGCTGGCGCGATCTCTACAACTTCGCGGACACGCTCCCCGCCGACTGCGTCGAATGCTCGCTCCCGAACGGCGGTGGCCTCGCCAATGCCTGGAAGCTCCTCGGGCAGAAATACCCCGAGGCCTCGCTGGGGCTCATCTCGTCCGACAAGGACAACACGATCTCGCAGTTCTACGGCTACGGGAAAAACGACTGCCAGAACATCGACGGAATCTTCCCGACGGCGCTCTCCGGCGCCGAATACACCGCGGGACTCGAGGAGATCCGCAAGAACTTCCTCGAGCAATCGCCCGCGTGGAGCAGCTATTTCGTGAGCGCCACGACCCACACCTATCTCGGCGGCAACGGCTATTACAACACCAACGTGGATGGAACGCCCTTGTCCGAGTGGGTGAAGGGCATCGTCGACGGCGCCGCGGCCACCCACATCGGGCCGTAA